The Rhodothermales bacterium genome has a segment encoding these proteins:
- a CDS encoding M20/M25/M40 family metallo-hydrolase, protein MRACLLALLLAVPTVAAQPAWLDDHRADAERLIEAAMDGEDSYERLAYLTDTFGPRFSGTQALEDAIDWILAEMESDGLENVRGEPVMVPRWVRGNESLTLLEPREASLGILGLGNSIGTPAGGLTGDVLVVKTFRELESRAEEAKGKIVLFNAAFLTYGATVQYRTRGAIEAARVGAIASLVRSVGPRSMYTPHTGNSAYEEGVPRIPHAAVTVEDAMMMQRMQDRGQPVRVRLYMEARHEPDVLSRNVVGEIVGSEFPEQVVVFGGHIDSWDVGTGAMDDAGGCVAAWDALRLMKELGIRPKRTIRVVLWTNEENGLRGANAYRDTHMDALDDHIAAMESDSGVFTPRGFGFTGSDAAFEIVQAIGSLLEPIGSDTITRGGGGADIGPIMREGVPGMGLQVEGREYFWYHHTKADMVDKQTPDDLNRVVATMGVMALTLANLEERLPR, encoded by the coding sequence ATGCGGGCCTGTCTTCTGGCCCTGCTTCTGGCCGTTCCGACGGTTGCGGCACAGCCCGCGTGGCTGGATGATCACCGCGCCGATGCGGAGCGGCTGATCGAGGCCGCGATGGACGGCGAGGACTCCTATGAGCGCCTGGCCTACCTCACCGATACGTTTGGACCGCGCTTCAGCGGCACGCAGGCGCTTGAGGATGCGATAGACTGGATCCTGGCCGAGATGGAGTCTGACGGCCTGGAGAACGTGCGCGGTGAGCCCGTTATGGTGCCCCGCTGGGTTCGCGGCAACGAGTCGCTGACCTTGCTCGAGCCGCGGGAGGCATCGCTGGGCATTCTCGGACTCGGCAACTCCATTGGGACTCCTGCCGGTGGACTGACGGGCGATGTGCTCGTCGTCAAGACCTTCCGGGAACTGGAATCCCGGGCGGAAGAGGCCAAGGGCAAGATTGTTCTTTTCAATGCAGCGTTTCTGACCTACGGGGCCACGGTTCAGTACCGCACCCGGGGGGCGATTGAAGCGGCCCGGGTCGGTGCCATCGCGAGCCTGGTGCGCAGCGTCGGGCCACGCTCGATGTACACCCCGCATACCGGCAACTCTGCCTATGAGGAGGGGGTGCCCCGCATCCCTCACGCCGCGGTTACCGTGGAGGATGCGATGATGATGCAGCGCATGCAGGACCGCGGGCAGCCGGTTCGGGTGCGCCTCTACATGGAAGCGCGCCATGAGCCGGATGTGCTCTCTCGCAATGTCGTCGGAGAGATTGTCGGATCAGAGTTTCCGGAGCAGGTGGTCGTGTTCGGCGGCCACATCGACTCGTGGGACGTGGGGACCGGAGCGATGGATGATGCCGGCGGCTGCGTGGCTGCGTGGGATGCGCTTCGCCTCATGAAGGAGTTGGGCATCCGCCCCAAACGCACCATCCGCGTGGTTCTCTGGACGAATGAGGAGAACGGCCTGCGGGGCGCAAATGCCTACCGTGACACGCATATGGACGCGCTGGATGACCATATCGCGGCCATGGAGTCGGATTCAGGCGTGTTCACCCCGCGCGGATTCGGTTTCACCGGGTCGGACGCAGCCTTTGAAATTGTCCAGGCGATAGGCTCGTTGCTGGAGCCCATCGGATCAGACACGATTACACGTGGCGGCGGTGGCGCGGACATCGGCCCCATCATGCGCGAAGGCGTGCCCGGAATGGGGCTCCAGGTCGAGGGTCGGGAGTATTTCTGGTACCACCACACCAAAGCCGACATGGTGGACAAGCAGACCCCGGATGACCTGAACCGCGTAGTGGCTACGATGGGGGTCATGGCGTTGACGTTGGCGAACCTGGAGGAGCGGCTGCCGCGGTGA
- a CDS encoding OmpA family protein — protein MRSTIPLFVGLILIALLTLVCSCHVERDVQATADAALAAGGYDWATAEADGRWITLTGTAPNQDVVAAAVSAVHGTEAVTEVYDQTLVHEMSDNDVDPVREALSDADFGWVGIERDDRTLEMSGVATDASQADEAESVARPQWPWGPLDNQIRTAETEADRQLLACRGSLEQVLAEGTVNFESGSAALTPADRLILDQMVSVLDDCADTRVQIEAHTDNTGGFDSNMTLSRARAQSVVDFLVRRGLDANRFTSVGYGETRPIATNATEDGRARNRRVEFRFGL, from the coding sequence ATGCGATCCACGATCCCCCTGTTCGTGGGCCTCATTCTGATCGCCCTCCTGACGCTGGTATGCTCGTGCCACGTGGAGCGCGACGTCCAGGCAACCGCCGACGCGGCCCTCGCGGCCGGCGGGTATGACTGGGCCACGGCGGAAGCCGATGGCCGTTGGATCACGCTGACCGGTACGGCTCCGAACCAGGATGTCGTCGCGGCCGCCGTGTCCGCGGTTCACGGCACCGAAGCTGTGACGGAGGTCTACGACCAGACTCTCGTCCACGAAATGAGCGACAACGACGTCGACCCGGTGCGTGAGGCGCTGAGCGACGCAGATTTCGGCTGGGTTGGTATTGAGCGGGATGACCGTACGCTGGAAATGTCGGGCGTGGCGACGGATGCCTCCCAGGCCGACGAGGCCGAGTCCGTGGCCAGACCTCAGTGGCCCTGGGGCCCCCTGGACAACCAGATCCGCACCGCGGAGACCGAGGCAGATCGCCAGCTGTTGGCCTGCCGGGGAAGCCTGGAGCAGGTTCTGGCCGAGGGTACCGTCAACTTCGAATCGGGGAGCGCGGCTCTCACTCCTGCGGACCGCCTGATTTTGGACCAGATGGTCTCCGTGCTTGACGACTGCGCAGACACGCGTGTGCAGATTGAGGCGCACACCGACAACACAGGTGGGTTCGATTCCAACATGACCTTGAGCCGCGCCAGGGCGCAATCCGTCGTGGACTTCCTGGTGCGGCGAGGACTGGATGCGAATCGTTTCACGTCCGTGGGGTACGGGGAGACCCGGCCCATCGCCACCAACGCGACCGAAGACGGTCGTGCCCGTAACCGCCGTGTAGAATTCCGATTCGGTCTGTAG
- a CDS encoding mechanosensitive ion channel, with product MELENEVLVGILDLLARFGGRLIGSLTILFIGLWAARKLSTLSGKATSKWDLDETGIRFVANIVFYVLFAVVALIAVNNLGVEISAILAALGAAGLAVGLALTGALTNLAAGLVIAVLRPFSIGNHVETCDAEGEVVDIDIFSTTLRTLDNETIVLPNAEVIGGPITNYSTAEFVRVEVPLSVSVNADLDAVTQHLMDAAAACSRVIPEPVPEVQISEFGENAIRLQLEVSVLPVDREDVIFDVNRALGSHYRAGGWAPRKLVQLHEAPSADTL from the coding sequence ATGGAGCTTGAAAATGAAGTCCTGGTCGGCATTCTGGACTTGCTGGCCAGATTTGGTGGGCGCCTGATCGGATCGCTCACGATCCTCTTTATCGGGTTGTGGGCCGCGCGCAAGCTGTCGACGCTCTCCGGCAAGGCCACCAGCAAGTGGGATCTGGACGAAACGGGGATTCGTTTCGTAGCCAACATCGTTTTCTACGTGCTCTTTGCCGTAGTCGCGCTCATCGCGGTCAACAACCTGGGCGTGGAGATCTCGGCCATCCTGGCCGCCCTGGGTGCGGCCGGTCTGGCTGTGGGCCTGGCCCTGACAGGGGCGCTCACAAACCTCGCCGCCGGCCTGGTGATCGCCGTGCTGCGGCCGTTCAGCATCGGCAATCACGTGGAGACGTGCGATGCCGAAGGCGAAGTCGTGGACATCGACATCTTCTCGACGACACTACGCACGCTCGATAACGAGACCATTGTCTTGCCCAACGCCGAGGTCATTGGAGGGCCGATCACCAACTATTCCACGGCAGAGTTTGTGCGCGTGGAAGTGCCGCTGTCCGTCTCGGTGAACGCAGACCTTGACGCGGTGACCCAGCACCTGATGGATGCGGCCGCGGCCTGCAGCCGCGTGATCCCGGAGCCTGTGCCTGAAGTACAGATCTCCGAATTTGGAGAAAACGCCATTCGCCTCCAATTGGAGGTGTCGGTGCTTCCGGTGGATCGCGAGGACGTCATTTTCGATGTGAATCGTGCGCTGGGCAGCCACTATCGCGCCGGCGGCTGGGCACCCCGGAAACTGGTTCAGCTCCACGAAGCGCCGAGTGCGGACACTCTGTAA
- a CDS encoding cytochrome P450, with translation MRALLEVAREDRPFCRLESGPFRCFIVTDPEVAAKALTGPGELYRRTPDLAFWFPPAGEGVASSPHEKWKRQRRLLAPYFKASAEDRLAAITEGEAKRLIARITDDGPVVDLQALVMETTLRTAVQHLLVKPFPGPSGRISEAIQTAMHYATPGRAIRYRVLAPVNRPLARRFLHPRAKRRALAVLDAFVDEMIATARKEVSVRAPLMEGLLDAESMGLLDEGELRDQVATFLVAAVDSVGSAVTWTQWQLAQESGHAERAGQDPVHAEACALESMRLIPPLWIYWREMRREEELAGLSLRKGDLVVFVPFVVHMRPDIWPDPEQFLPDRFLNGAGTTGIDAYAYLPFGHGAHACLGRRMAISEARILTHQLQEHFRFELQDRPRGEAPVEVRVAVLMDGGMPVRAERR, from the coding sequence ATGCGCGCGCTCCTGGAAGTTGCTCGCGAGGACCGTCCGTTTTGTCGCCTGGAGTCCGGTCCGTTCCGGTGTTTCATTGTGACGGACCCGGAGGTAGCGGCCAAGGCCCTCACCGGCCCGGGTGAGCTCTACAGACGCACCCCGGATCTGGCGTTCTGGTTTCCCCCGGCGGGTGAGGGGGTCGCGTCCTCGCCGCATGAGAAGTGGAAGCGCCAGCGTCGACTCCTGGCGCCGTACTTCAAGGCTTCCGCGGAGGATCGGCTGGCCGCCATCACGGAGGGGGAAGCGAAGCGTTTGATCGCGCGTATTACGGACGATGGGCCCGTGGTTGATCTTCAGGCACTGGTCATGGAGACCACCCTGCGAACGGCTGTGCAGCACCTGCTTGTGAAGCCGTTTCCCGGTCCTTCCGGCCGCATCTCGGAGGCGATCCAGACCGCGATGCACTACGCCACCCCCGGGCGCGCCATACGCTACCGGGTCCTGGCACCGGTCAACAGGCCACTGGCCAGGAGATTCCTGCATCCCCGTGCAAAGCGGCGTGCTCTGGCTGTGCTCGATGCATTCGTGGATGAGATGATCGCCACGGCTCGCAAGGAAGTTTCGGTGCGGGCACCGCTGATGGAAGGCCTTCTGGACGCCGAGTCGATGGGGCTGTTGGATGAGGGCGAACTCCGTGACCAGGTGGCGACGTTTCTTGTCGCCGCCGTCGATTCAGTGGGCTCGGCCGTCACGTGGACGCAGTGGCAGCTCGCCCAGGAATCAGGTCATGCGGAACGAGCGGGCCAGGACCCGGTGCATGCCGAGGCCTGCGCGCTGGAATCGATGCGGCTGATCCCACCGCTGTGGATCTACTGGCGGGAAATGCGTCGAGAAGAAGAACTGGCCGGCTTGTCCCTGCGAAAAGGGGACCTGGTGGTCTTCGTTCCGTTCGTTGTGCACATGCGCCCCGACATCTGGCCGGATCCCGAGCAGTTTCTGCCCGATCGGTTTCTGAATGGCGCAGGCACCACGGGCATTGATGCCTACGCGTACCTGCCCTTCGGACACGGAGCCCATGCATGCCTGGGTCGCAGAATGGCGATCAGTGAGGCCCGAATCCTGACGCACCAGCTGCAGGAGCACTTTCGCTTCGAGCTGCAAGACCGGCCGCGTGGAGAGGCGCCGGTCGAAGTGCGCGTAGCGGTCCTGATGGATGGGGGGATGCCCGTGCGGGCGGAGCGGCGCTGA
- a CDS encoding VCBS repeat-containing protein, whose protein sequence is MRLVFGVALLILAHSANAQSFTEASELLLDKPTGLIRMTVADLDGDGRSDIYQAGTLYRQQPDGTFINVIGASGITAEGLAPLLALPGDPNVDGLPDIVILNQAPNSRYYENSTAYRYLLANGERNLNTRTLSIGGAWGDFDVDGRIDLFVGSADGAHELFLTSSGGQFTNVSQTKRTNSFGGGCGIAVNDIDNDLDLDVYVAACGSNTRNSLLVYDHVRDRFNEGAQTFQVATTRFSHSAVFLDYDNDGWQDLFVVNARNDIENGSNQLFRNLGGNRFEDVSGTAGIEGTPTARRRHSAAADFNNDGWTDIMVTTDGGGHHVFMNQGDGTFVDVRREVFPVQPVLSRFIAADVNDDGWVDIMFGSPSGNRLFLNDGTNNWARIALRDSSPNRQGLGARVRVTAGGLTQTKVMVPGGGSVSQGQDALLHFGLGDAAQIDEIRVTWQDGVEDVLTGQPANQLLMIGRGGGLNPPPSRFLVNAPDDAAFFDTSRTAIDFSWEPATDADAVSYTLHIRAPGTTLRFPNLTSPSLSVDTDVLGKDQVYSWSVVAWDGFSARPSTNIRTFTFGDPARAVSTITAPALFNHSLAGMESGQARFFDLDGDLDLDLFLVGSTGQQPLGGVYRATDQGVTTTTGGAEFFFKSLANTGTGLEPVLDPRLTVGDFDSDGDTDAIVTGIHRDSGEPTLTLYFNFEGSMVSGGLGAAARWGGPLEIADIDGDGDSDLLISGSTTNAPPYAAATVILERVDDTFVELATLPGAMFGDADWFDADGDGDLDLALTGDADIGNPVTAVYRNDGDSFAEITLPVPGLMFSSAAWADYDNDGLGDLLISGGALTSELLVGTTVLLRQRAPWDFEIVSTPLNQLMGGRALWGDYEGDGDLDILISGATSVLGEQIGRVFRNQEGRFVAELDFQGALNGDLVAGDYNLDGDLDFMVFGLAPDGTPSLNFFINQQVAEPVPTQQ, encoded by the coding sequence ATGCGCCTTGTTTTCGGCGTCGCGCTCCTGATTCTCGCTCATAGCGCAAACGCTCAGTCCTTCACGGAGGCAAGCGAATTACTGCTCGACAAGCCCACCGGACTCATCAGGATGACCGTCGCCGATCTGGACGGTGACGGACGATCCGACATCTACCAGGCAGGCACACTTTATCGTCAGCAGCCGGACGGCACGTTTATCAACGTAATCGGGGCCTCGGGCATCACGGCCGAGGGTCTTGCGCCGCTTCTTGCGCTTCCCGGTGATCCGAACGTGGACGGCCTGCCGGACATCGTGATTCTCAATCAGGCGCCCAATTCGCGCTACTACGAGAACTCAACGGCCTATAGGTACCTGCTGGCGAACGGGGAACGAAACCTGAATACGAGGACGCTCTCTATTGGCGGTGCCTGGGGTGACTTTGATGTGGACGGCCGGATTGACCTGTTTGTAGGCTCAGCGGACGGCGCGCACGAACTGTTCCTGACTTCGAGTGGTGGCCAGTTCACCAACGTCTCCCAGACAAAGAGAACCAACAGTTTTGGAGGCGGCTGCGGGATCGCCGTCAACGACATCGACAATGACCTTGACCTGGACGTGTATGTCGCAGCCTGTGGCAGCAATACCCGAAACAGCCTGCTGGTGTATGACCACGTCCGCGACCGGTTCAATGAGGGCGCGCAGACGTTTCAGGTTGCTACGACCCGCTTCTCGCACAGTGCGGTGTTCCTGGACTACGACAATGACGGCTGGCAGGACCTCTTTGTCGTAAATGCGCGCAACGACATTGAGAACGGCAGCAATCAGCTGTTCCGCAATCTGGGCGGCAACCGCTTTGAGGACGTCTCGGGAACGGCCGGAATTGAAGGCACCCCGACCGCCAGGCGCAGGCATTCGGCCGCCGCAGACTTCAACAACGACGGGTGGACCGACATCATGGTTACCACCGATGGCGGCGGGCATCATGTGTTCATGAATCAGGGCGATGGGACCTTCGTGGACGTCAGGCGGGAGGTTTTCCCCGTGCAGCCCGTGTTGTCCCGGTTCATTGCCGCCGATGTGAATGATGACGGGTGGGTCGACATCATGTTCGGATCGCCCTCCGGGAATCGCCTGTTCCTGAATGATGGAACCAACAACTGGGCCCGGATCGCGCTGCGCGATTCCAGCCCGAACAGGCAGGGACTCGGCGCCCGGGTTCGAGTCACAGCCGGCGGGCTCACCCAGACAAAGGTGATGGTGCCGGGCGGCGGCAGTGTCTCTCAGGGTCAGGACGCCCTGCTGCACTTCGGCCTGGGCGATGCGGCACAGATTGACGAAATCCGGGTGACCTGGCAGGACGGTGTGGAAGATGTACTTACCGGGCAGCCGGCGAATCAGCTGCTGATGATCGGCCGAGGGGGAGGCCTCAATCCTCCCCCCTCACGCTTCCTGGTGAACGCGCCCGATGATGCCGCCTTCTTCGACACCTCCCGCACGGCGATCGACTTTTCCTGGGAGCCTGCGACCGACGCGGACGCGGTCTCCTATACGCTGCATATTCGCGCACCGGGTACCACCCTGCGCTTCCCGAATCTCACATCGCCTTCGCTGAGCGTCGACACGGATGTACTCGGCAAGGATCAGGTCTACTCGTGGTCGGTGGTAGCCTGGGACGGATTCAGCGCCCGCCCAAGTACGAACATTCGCACATTCACTTTTGGCGATCCCGCACGGGCAGTTTCGACCATCACGGCGCCGGCCTTGTTCAACCACTCGCTTGCGGGCATGGAGAGCGGGCAGGCTCGTTTCTTTGATCTGGACGGAGACCTGGACCTGGATCTCTTCCTGGTCGGGTCAACGGGGCAGCAACCTCTGGGCGGGGTCTACCGGGCCACCGATCAGGGTGTAACGACAACCACTGGAGGTGCAGAGTTCTTTTTCAAGAGCCTGGCCAATACCGGGACAGGGCTCGAGCCTGTGCTCGACCCCCGACTGACCGTAGGCGATTTCGATTCAGACGGAGACACGGACGCCATCGTAACCGGGATCCATCGGGACTCTGGGGAACCGACCCTGACGCTCTATTTCAACTTCGAAGGCAGTATGGTCTCAGGCGGCTTGGGTGCCGCCGCACGCTGGGGCGGGCCCCTTGAAATTGCCGATATCGACGGCGACGGAGACAGCGATCTACTGATCTCGGGCAGCACAACGAACGCACCACCCTACGCGGCAGCGACCGTCATACTTGAGCGCGTCGACGACACGTTCGTCGAGCTGGCTACACTTCCCGGCGCCATGTTCGGAGACGCCGATTGGTTTGACGCAGACGGCGACGGGGACCTCGACCTCGCCCTGACGGGGGATGCGGACATCGGTAACCCTGTGACTGCTGTCTATCGCAATGACGGGGACTCCTTTGCCGAAATTACGCTACCGGTGCCCGGCCTCATGTTCTCGAGTGCCGCCTGGGCCGACTACGACAATGACGGACTGGGAGACCTGCTGATATCAGGCGGCGCGCTGACCAGCGAGTTGTTGGTAGGCACCACGGTGTTGCTTCGGCAGCGGGCCCCGTGGGATTTTGAAATTGTAAGCACGCCCTTGAATCAGCTCATGGGTGGCCGAGCGTTGTGGGGTGACTATGAGGGTGATGGGGATCTGGATATTCTCATCTCCGGTGCCACCTCTGTCCTCGGCGAACAGATTGGCCGGGTTTTCCGCAATCAGGAAGGTCGATTCGTGGCAGAATTGGACTTCCAGGGCGCGCTGAACGGGGACCTGGTGGCCGGTGACTACAATCTGGACGGAGACCTGGATTTCATGGTTTTCGGACTGGCCCCGGACGGTACCCCGTCGCTGAACTTCTTCATCAATCAGCAGGTGGCGGAGCCGGTGCCGACTCAACAGTGA
- a CDS encoding N-acetylmuramoyl-L-alanine amidase, with protein MPRLPAVLLLLSALFLTPDAWAQTATPEAGEGIWGLLRRSGITPNAARVEAFKALNAERLKGSDQLVAGVAYQLPGAAGSAPTTSSTETVAQAPKPAPQARRYPIFGPDHEMVVRKSSRLAGHVYYVVAGHGGPDPGSVGRLNGRSMPEDEIAYDTSLRLARRLVEEGGKVYVIVRDSNDGIRDSEYLPPDRDEFFYGNVRMSSNYVTRLRQRRDVINRLYDKNRATAKSQQVISVHVDAMAGRHQPQIDVHFAYSSDSGRSLGRVLQTEMRAQYAAHQPGRGYNGKLIRRDGLMILNKTKPTAVLVELGNIRHTGDQIRLIKPGNRQALAEWITEGLLRQAASTPSRGRSRAAQ; from the coding sequence ATGCCTCGACTCCCGGCCGTCCTCCTGCTTTTGTCAGCACTGTTTCTGACGCCGGACGCCTGGGCTCAGACGGCTACGCCGGAGGCAGGTGAAGGAATCTGGGGGCTGCTTCGCCGAAGTGGCATCACCCCCAATGCGGCGCGGGTCGAAGCCTTCAAGGCACTGAACGCCGAGCGACTGAAAGGCAGTGATCAGCTCGTGGCGGGGGTCGCCTACCAGCTGCCGGGCGCGGCTGGCTCGGCCCCGACGACATCGTCGACCGAAACTGTGGCTCAGGCCCCCAAGCCGGCGCCGCAGGCCCGGCGCTACCCGATCTTCGGCCCCGACCACGAGATGGTGGTTCGGAAATCCTCCCGGCTGGCGGGCCACGTGTACTATGTGGTGGCCGGGCACGGAGGTCCCGATCCAGGATCGGTAGGTCGTCTGAACGGCCGCTCCATGCCGGAGGACGAGATTGCGTACGATACCAGTCTGCGCCTCGCCAGACGATTGGTCGAAGAGGGAGGCAAGGTCTACGTCATCGTACGGGATTCGAACGATGGGATCCGTGATTCTGAATACCTCCCGCCAGATCGAGACGAGTTCTTCTACGGCAACGTGCGCATGTCGAGCAACTACGTGACCCGACTGCGTCAGCGCCGCGACGTGATCAACCGTCTCTACGACAAGAATCGGGCAACAGCCAAGTCGCAGCAGGTGATTTCCGTGCACGTGGATGCGATGGCTGGACGACACCAGCCGCAGATTGATGTGCACTTTGCCTACTCAAGTGACTCCGGACGCTCCCTCGGACGCGTCCTGCAGACTGAAATGCGAGCCCAGTACGCGGCCCATCAGCCCGGCCGGGGCTACAACGGCAAGCTGATACGCCGGGACGGACTCATGATTCTGAACAAGACCAAGCCCACGGCGGTGCTCGTGGAACTCGGCAACATCCGCCACACCGGCGACCAGATTCGCCTCATCAAACCCGGCAACCGGCAGGCGCTGGCTGAGTGGATCACCGAAGGCCTGCTCCGGCAGGCAGCGTCGACGCCTTCGCGCGGCAGGTCGCGGGCGGCGCAGTAG
- a CDS encoding amidohydrolase family protein yields MRFLTLFLLLALAVGQDVFAQPVALQASGLIDVERGELVTPGIVVVDGEEIIQIGGPIPAHTRVINLGARVLMPGMMDAHTHMLLSTQQARDFGRFFITNVLESTAYRAIQGTANARSMLESGFTSIRDLGNNGYYGDLDLARAIREGWVAGPDMQGVGRIIAPFGGQFHVPKTNPDLVEPEYIVADTHDELRKGIRANLHYGTDLIKIVVDDWGYVYSEEDVRFVVDEVTAAGTKVAAHVATYRGAANAIAAGVHSLEHAWELTDQNLADMVEKGIVLVGTDFPRSYSGYFTGYDDELAEQAYLSRIERLRRAYEAGVTIAFGADVTDYNPGETRGSMTLEFLDSFRDAGVTPADLLRILTVNPAGLMGWQDTKGTLTVGKHADIIALPGNPLEDPEVLKQADFVMKRGLVYVRDGQFVWDIPLELEIREN; encoded by the coding sequence GTGCGCTTCCTGACTCTCTTCCTGCTCCTGGCCCTCGCCGTCGGCCAGGATGTATTCGCCCAGCCCGTCGCCCTTCAAGCTTCTGGACTGATTGATGTTGAACGGGGGGAGTTGGTGACCCCTGGCATCGTTGTGGTGGATGGGGAGGAGATCATCCAGATCGGCGGACCGATTCCGGCCCATACCCGCGTCATCAATCTCGGGGCGCGGGTACTGATGCCCGGCATGATGGATGCCCATACCCACATGCTGCTGTCGACGCAGCAGGCACGCGACTTCGGACGGTTCTTCATTACCAACGTGCTCGAGAGCACCGCGTATCGCGCCATTCAGGGCACCGCGAACGCGCGCTCCATGCTGGAGTCCGGATTTACGTCCATCCGGGACCTTGGCAACAACGGGTACTATGGCGATCTGGATCTGGCCCGCGCAATCCGCGAAGGCTGGGTGGCGGGCCCGGACATGCAAGGGGTCGGCCGGATCATTGCGCCGTTCGGCGGCCAGTTTCACGTGCCCAAGACCAATCCAGACCTGGTAGAGCCCGAATACATCGTGGCGGACACGCACGATGAGCTCCGAAAGGGCATCCGGGCCAACCTGCACTACGGCACGGACCTGATCAAGATTGTTGTGGACGACTGGGGATACGTGTATTCCGAAGAGGACGTGCGATTCGTCGTCGATGAAGTCACGGCAGCCGGAACGAAGGTGGCCGCGCACGTGGCTACATATCGGGGTGCGGCCAACGCGATTGCGGCCGGAGTGCACTCTCTCGAACACGCGTGGGAGCTGACCGATCAGAACCTCGCCGACATGGTCGAGAAGGGCATCGTGCTGGTCGGCACCGACTTTCCGAGGTCCTACAGCGGATATTTCACCGGATACGACGATGAGCTGGCCGAACAGGCCTATCTGTCGCGCATCGAACGGCTGCGCCGAGCCTATGAGGCCGGTGTCACCATCGCGTTCGGCGCTGACGTCACAGACTACAATCCTGGCGAAACCCGCGGATCGATGACCCTGGAGTTTCTGGATTCCTTCAGGGATGCGGGCGTCACGCCGGCGGATCTGCTGCGCATACTGACCGTGAATCCTGCCGGGCTCATGGGCTGGCAGGACACCAAGGGCACGCTGACCGTCGGGAAACACGCAGACATCATCGCCCTTCCGGGAAATCCCTTGGAGGATCCGGAGGTGCTCAAGCAGGCCGACTTCGTTATGAAGCGGGGCCTGGTCTACGTGCGCGACGGACAGTTCGTCTGGGACATCCCGCTGGAGCTGGAGATCCGTGAGAACTGA
- a CDS encoding NUDIX domain-containing protein, with translation MPESAVVSVDMYVFRTTPEGLKHLLMRRAAGRLYEGSWRMVAGKINDGEQAWQAAVRELWEETGLTPISLFAVPSANHFYEWQTDRLQLIPAFAAEVAGDPQLNEEHDRFEWLQMGDAVRRLAWPEQQRLLRLVDELVREDRVPPSVRIPV, from the coding sequence ATGCCGGAATCCGCCGTAGTCAGTGTCGACATGTACGTCTTCCGAACGACACCGGAAGGCCTCAAGCACCTGCTCATGCGCCGGGCTGCTGGTCGACTCTACGAGGGTTCCTGGCGCATGGTGGCCGGCAAGATCAACGACGGCGAGCAGGCCTGGCAGGCCGCAGTGCGCGAGCTGTGGGAGGAAACCGGCCTGACGCCCATTTCCCTGTTCGCCGTGCCCAGCGCGAACCACTTCTACGAGTGGCAGACCGATCGCTTGCAGCTCATTCCGGCGTTCGCAGCAGAGGTCGCGGGGGATCCGCAACTCAACGAGGAGCATGACCGCTTCGAATGGCTGCAGATGGGCGATGCGGTCCGTCGCCTGGCCTGGCCCGAGCAGCAGCGATTGCTGCGGCTGGTGGACGAGTTGGTGCGGGAGGATCGGGTGCCGCCGAGCGTGCGCATCCCGGTGTAG
- a CDS encoding DUF1684 domain-containing protein, producing the protein MRTLPLLLLLALMTGCSEYDPAAHEAEVLEWREARLAELTAEDSWLTLVNYQVLWNNPMTMGSRQGMNIAVPRGPEMLGMFVNDGLTDSTAAEEAWWFYGSAPTTADGVEMTEPVPAISDSGAVRFRQDGLTWFVRRFQDQYAVRVIDNRASLRTDFPGLEYYPVNPEWRLYARYEPYDPPKRFPVAIYTGGDVLEESPGRVTFSVAGEEYALDVTDTSETGYFVIFSDETNNESTYPAGRYVWFDKPLGSAGPVILDFNKSYNPPCAFTEFATCPLPPRSHHIDARIEAGELRFRKPV; encoded by the coding sequence ATGCGAACTCTCCCTCTCCTCCTGCTGCTGGCCCTGATGACGGGCTGTTCTGAGTACGATCCGGCTGCGCACGAAGCGGAGGTCCTCGAGTGGCGCGAAGCACGCCTGGCGGAACTGACTGCGGAGGATTCGTGGCTCACGCTGGTGAACTACCAGGTCCTCTGGAACAATCCCATGACGATGGGCTCCCGGCAGGGGATGAACATCGCCGTTCCCCGTGGGCCGGAGATGTTGGGCATGTTTGTGAACGATGGGCTGACGGACTCCACGGCCGCCGAAGAGGCATGGTGGTTCTATGGCAGCGCGCCGACGACAGCCGACGGCGTGGAAATGACCGAGCCCGTACCCGCCATCTCCGACAGCGGTGCCGTTCGATTCCGACAGGACGGTCTCACCTGGTTTGTACGCCGCTTCCAGGACCAGTACGCCGTGCGCGTGATCGACAATCGGGCTTCGCTGCGCACCGATTTCCCGGGCCTTGAGTACTACCCGGTCAACCCGGAATGGCGCCTGTACGCTCGGTATGAACCCTACGACCCACCAAAGCGCTTTCCTGTGGCCATCTATACCGGAGGAGATGTCCTGGAGGAATCGCCCGGTCGGGTGACGTTTTCGGTGGCAGGCGAGGAGTATGCTCTGGACGTGACCGATACCAGTGAAACGGGCTACTTCGTGATCTTCTCGGACGAGACGAACAATGAGAGCACCTATCCCGCCGGGCGGTACGTCTGGTTCGACAAGCCGCTCGGAAGCGCCGGGCCCGTGATTCTGGACTTCAACAAGTCGTACAACCCGCCCTGCGCCTTCACGGAGTTTGCCACCTGCCCGCTTCCACCGCGCTCGCATCACATCGATGCGCGCATTGAGGCCGGAGAATTGAGGTTCAGGAAGCCGGTGTGA